From Rudanella lutea DSM 19387, a single genomic window includes:
- the rpsU gene encoding 30S ribosomal protein S21, which yields MLIINVKENESIDKALKRFKKKFEKTGVLRELRSRTAFQKPSVKRRTEVIKAAYKERMYGKHTEQ from the coding sequence ATGTTAATCATTAACGTAAAAGAAAACGAGTCAATCGACAAGGCCCTGAAACGCTTCAAGAAGAAATTTGAGAAGACGGGCGTGTTGCGTGAACTCCGGTCGCGGACGGCTTTCCAAAAACCGTCGGTTAAGCGCCGGACAGAGGTCATCAAAGCTGCCTACAAAGAAAGAATGTACGGCAAACACACGGAGCAATAG
- a CDS encoding alpha/beta hydrolase, whose product MNPVRTLFLFFLLVSAGSLRAAKIDTVETYSASMKKTIKAVVLTPDSYSSGREFPVVYLLHGYSGNYADWVKKAPALAGAVDAQGVMVVCPDGNYGSWYFDSPVDASFRYETYVANELVNWVDTHYRTIKNRQGRAITGLSMGGHGALYLAFRHQDVFGAAGSMSGGVDIRPFPANWDIAKRLGTYAQFPERWEQNTVINMLHLLMPGSLALIIDCGTEDFFFRVNNNLHDKLLERNIAHDYITRPGGHNWAYWNNAVNYQLLFMRQFFDKPKRN is encoded by the coding sequence ATGAACCCCGTTCGTACCCTGTTTTTGTTCTTTCTTTTGGTGAGTGCTGGCTCGCTCCGGGCGGCCAAGATCGACACGGTAGAAACCTACAGCGCGTCGATGAAAAAAACGATCAAAGCCGTTGTCCTTACGCCCGACTCGTACAGCAGCGGCCGTGAGTTTCCGGTGGTGTATTTGTTGCACGGGTACAGCGGCAACTACGCCGATTGGGTCAAAAAAGCACCTGCACTTGCTGGGGCGGTGGATGCGCAGGGCGTCATGGTGGTATGCCCCGACGGAAATTACGGGAGCTGGTATTTTGATAGCCCGGTCGATGCGTCGTTTCGGTACGAGACCTACGTGGCCAATGAGCTGGTAAACTGGGTCGATACGCACTACCGGACAATCAAAAACCGGCAGGGGCGCGCCATTACAGGCCTGAGTATGGGCGGTCATGGCGCGCTTTATCTGGCGTTTCGGCATCAGGATGTGTTCGGTGCTGCGGGCAGTATGAGCGGTGGGGTCGATATTCGGCCGTTTCCGGCTAATTGGGACATTGCCAAACGGCTGGGCACCTACGCGCAGTTTCCTGAACGCTGGGAGCAGAACACGGTCATCAATATGCTGCACCTGCTCATGCCGGGTTCACTCGCGCTCATCATTGATTGCGGCACGGAAGATTTCTTTTTTCGGGTCAACAACAACCTGCACGACAAGCTGCTCGAACGAAACATCGCGCACGACTACATTACCCGGCCCGGTGGCCATAACTGGGCGTACTGGAACAACGCCGTGAACTACCAGTTGCTCTTTATGCGGCAGTTTTTCGATAAGCCCAAACGGAATTAA
- a CDS encoding chemotaxis protein CheB yields the protein MATKQFIPNPDIHTPPVVSLVSQQTSAAGLTPIRQLLTHLPAQTGFVFLYLQPDGSIETHQTATVLSGSTSMPVQVAQAGQRVHPDTVYIIPAGETPEIIDGVLTLRPSQPSPTAVASGFERTESTLPRIEDAIRAQNERLRDTSHDLRSHFGVILGTANMLEMAQSDSDRARLITMLQRNLQQATQLLTELLELTQPG from the coding sequence ATGGCTACGAAGCAATTTATCCCAAACCCTGACATCCATACTCCCCCAGTTGTTTCATTGGTCAGCCAGCAAACCTCTGCCGCCGGGCTTACCCCCATTCGGCAGTTGTTAACGCATCTTCCGGCACAAACAGGATTTGTGTTCCTTTACCTTCAACCGGATGGCTCCATTGAAACCCACCAAACAGCGACCGTCTTAAGCGGGTCGACGTCGATGCCGGTACAGGTGGCTCAGGCAGGCCAACGCGTCCACCCCGATACGGTGTACATTATCCCGGCTGGCGAAACCCCCGAAATTATCGACGGAGTATTGACTCTTCGGCCTTCACAACCCTCCCCTACAGCGGTCGCTTCAGGATTTGAACGGACCGAAAGTACTCTGCCCCGGATTGAGGATGCCATTCGGGCGCAAAATGAGCGACTACGCGATACCTCCCACGATCTGCGCAGTCACTTCGGCGTTATTTTGGGTACGGCCAATATGCTTGAGATGGCCCAATCTGATTCGGATCGGGCGCGTCTGATTACCATGCTGCAACGCAACTTACAGCAAGCGACGCAACTACTAACCGAACTGCTCGAACTAACCCAGCCTGGATAA
- a CDS encoding DUF5686 and carboxypeptidase-like regulatory domain-containing protein, translated as MIPSIRFVISGLVWFLLLLPVTLQAQVVYTITGQVKEAANNAGVPFASLSIKGRTVGTTADAEGRFQLKTTQIGDSLLVTSLGFRTKAVALTREPVQTLTIALESAENRLQEVRVYGKGGDPAYRVLRAALTRRNEFNPEQLSAFQYESYTKVEAYINNVEKKTRTKRNGETVVRRKGPIGKVLNRLPAITDESGQPAVPVFITENHSEYYQRNQPDRTKEKILKTQIKAVGIQEGGLLSQFTGASFQQYNFYQNYVRVLRKDIPSPLGEAWEALYKVQMMDTVAVGDQICYEIDFEPKRATDLAFVGTAWLDTNRLGLVQIETRIDRRANINFIDEIRVGQELETLPGGARLPVRTEVRIDTDELTPNAPGALVRFFASARNIVINQPQPLSFYSPSLELADDYRDVPKGYWQAARPDSISADELRAFRVVDSVRNVPIVKVTGEAIRLFANGYQPIGKVNVDVGPLLYTYANNDIEGNRFRVGLRTNSYFSRRWTLSGYLAYGTRDERFKYAIGADYILKRKPWTVVGFRHSYDLERLGVSSENIGTNYLFLAYSRFGIIRRPYLQEQSSAYIRRELGKGFTQTVTLRERSFNPLFPFAYYANPDNPADESIRSQFRTAEMVFETRFAPDEVVVQSDNERLSFGATRKPELTFRYTLGLHNSSASYVPYGRFQLEMKHSFRMGVLGRTSYTLGAGLIPSRVPYPLLFIPLGNETSFYVYNAYNLMNFFEFATDRYASAHVEHNFEGLFFNRIPAIKRLKWRTLVTGRIMAGGIRPENVRLVAPVNDLGQPVTGFQSLGKVPYIELGYGIDNIFKLFRVDATHRLTYRDNPGVTPFAIKVSAWVGL; from the coding sequence ATGATTCCTTCGATACGATTTGTGATTTCTGGCCTTGTCTGGTTTTTACTCCTGTTGCCGGTAACACTGCAGGCGCAGGTTGTTTACACCATTACGGGCCAGGTAAAGGAGGCTGCCAATAATGCGGGCGTACCCTTTGCTTCGCTGTCCATCAAAGGCCGCACCGTGGGCACAACAGCCGACGCTGAGGGGCGTTTTCAGCTCAAGACCACCCAAATTGGCGATTCCCTTCTGGTAACCAGTCTGGGGTTCCGAACGAAGGCCGTGGCGCTCACCCGCGAACCTGTCCAGACGCTGACTATTGCGCTCGAATCCGCCGAAAACCGGCTTCAGGAGGTACGCGTTTATGGCAAAGGGGGCGACCCTGCGTACAGGGTCCTCCGGGCGGCCCTTACCCGGCGCAATGAGTTCAACCCCGAACAACTGAGCGCCTTTCAGTACGAAAGCTACACAAAGGTTGAAGCATATATCAACAACGTTGAAAAGAAGACCCGGACCAAACGCAATGGCGAAACGGTAGTCCGGCGCAAGGGGCCCATCGGCAAGGTGCTGAACCGGCTACCCGCTATCACCGACGAAAGTGGGCAACCGGCCGTTCCGGTCTTCATTACTGAAAATCACTCGGAATACTACCAGCGCAACCAACCCGACCGAACGAAGGAAAAAATCCTGAAAACCCAGATCAAAGCCGTCGGGATTCAGGAAGGGGGTCTGCTTTCGCAATTTACCGGCGCTTCGTTTCAGCAGTACAACTTCTACCAGAACTACGTCCGGGTATTACGCAAAGACATCCCTTCGCCGTTGGGCGAAGCCTGGGAAGCCCTTTATAAAGTGCAGATGATGGATACGGTCGCCGTGGGCGATCAGATCTGCTACGAAATCGACTTTGAACCCAAACGCGCCACTGATCTGGCATTTGTGGGTACGGCCTGGCTCGATACCAACCGGCTGGGTCTGGTGCAGATTGAAACCCGCATTGACCGGCGCGCCAATATCAATTTCATCGACGAAATTAGGGTCGGGCAGGAGCTGGAAACCCTACCCGGCGGGGCCCGCTTACCGGTGCGTACCGAAGTCCGTATCGACACCGACGAACTGACGCCCAACGCCCCCGGTGCGCTGGTCCGTTTTTTTGCCTCAGCCCGCAACATCGTAATCAACCAGCCGCAGCCGCTCTCGTTTTACAGCCCCTCGCTCGAACTGGCCGACGACTATCGCGATGTGCCCAAAGGGTACTGGCAGGCGGCCCGCCCCGACTCCATCTCGGCCGATGAACTACGGGCGTTTCGGGTAGTCGATTCGGTACGCAATGTGCCTATTGTGAAAGTTACCGGCGAGGCTATCCGGCTGTTTGCCAACGGGTACCAGCCCATCGGCAAGGTCAACGTCGACGTAGGCCCTCTGCTCTACACCTATGCCAACAACGATATCGAAGGCAACCGGTTTCGGGTGGGTCTCCGTACAAACAGCTATTTCAGCCGCCGGTGGACCCTCAGCGGCTATCTGGCGTACGGCACCCGCGACGAACGTTTTAAATACGCTATCGGCGCTGATTATATTCTGAAGCGCAAACCCTGGACGGTAGTCGGTTTCCGACACTCATACGACCTAGAGCGACTGGGTGTTTCGTCGGAAAACATTGGTACCAACTACCTGTTTCTGGCGTACTCCCGCTTTGGCATTATCCGGCGGCCTTACCTGCAGGAACAAAGCTCGGCTTACATCCGGCGGGAACTGGGCAAAGGGTTTACCCAGACTGTGACCCTTCGCGAACGCTCGTTTAACCCCCTGTTTCCGTTTGCGTACTACGCCAACCCCGATAATCCGGCCGACGAGAGTATTCGCAGCCAGTTTCGGACGGCCGAGATGGTGTTCGAAACCCGGTTTGCCCCCGATGAGGTAGTGGTACAAAGCGACAATGAGCGGCTCAGTTTTGGGGCCACCCGTAAGCCCGAACTTACATTTCGGTACACACTCGGCCTGCACAACAGCTCGGCTTCGTATGTGCCCTACGGGCGGTTTCAGCTGGAGATGAAGCACTCATTTCGAATGGGGGTGCTGGGCCGCACGAGCTACACGCTGGGGGCAGGCCTGATACCCTCGCGGGTGCCGTATCCGTTGCTGTTTATCCCACTTGGCAACGAGACCTCTTTTTACGTATACAACGCGTACAACCTGATGAACTTCTTCGAGTTTGCGACCGATCGCTACGCATCGGCACACGTTGAGCACAACTTCGAGGGTTTATTTTTCAACCGGATTCCGGCCATTAAGCGGCTCAAATGGCGTACGTTAGTCACAGGTCGCATCATGGCAGGTGGCATTCGCCCCGAAAATGTGCGGCTGGTAGCCCCCGTCAACGATCTGGGTCAGCCGGTTACGGGTTTTCAATCGCTGGGCAAGGTGCCTTACATTGAACTGGGCTACGGTATCGACAATATATTCAAGCTGTTCCGCGTCGATGCCACACACCGACTCACCTACCGCGACAACCCCGGCGTAACGCCCTTCGCCATCAAGGTATCAGCCTGGGTAGGACTTTGA
- a CDS encoding zinc-binding alcohol dehydrogenase family protein, whose amino-acid sequence MELLRCVAPGHLAYEQAPKPQLQPGRALVRITRIGICGTDLHAFEGTQPYFTYPRVLGHELAGQLVEADGETDIRPGDTVTIMPYFYCGQCVACRVGKTNCCERLQVCGVHTDGGMAEFLSVPTYALVPGTGLADDQLALVEPLAIGAHGVRRAQVQPGEYVLVVGAGPIGLGVMLFAQIAGAQVIALDVNAGRLAFCGKHLGIPHRVDATSADALEQIRAITGGDMPTVVIDATGNRRAIESGFGYLAHGGRYVLVGLQREAVSFSHPEFHKREATLMSSRNATRADFDAVMTAMRNGQINPMTFITHRVRFGEVQSEFSGWLDPANGVIKAMVSLA is encoded by the coding sequence ATGGAATTATTACGTTGTGTGGCTCCGGGCCATTTAGCATACGAACAGGCCCCAAAGCCGCAGCTTCAACCGGGCCGGGCACTGGTACGCATCACCCGAATCGGTATTTGCGGAACCGACCTGCACGCGTTCGAGGGAACGCAGCCGTATTTCACCTACCCGCGTGTGCTGGGACACGAACTGGCTGGTCAACTGGTTGAGGCAGACGGGGAAACGGACATTCGGCCGGGCGACACGGTTACCATCATGCCGTACTTCTATTGCGGACAGTGTGTTGCTTGTCGGGTTGGCAAAACGAACTGCTGCGAGCGACTCCAGGTCTGCGGAGTGCATACCGACGGCGGCATGGCCGAGTTTCTTTCGGTGCCTACGTACGCACTGGTACCGGGAACGGGCCTTGCCGACGACCAACTGGCCCTGGTTGAACCGCTTGCCATTGGCGCACATGGCGTTCGGCGGGCGCAGGTTCAGCCGGGCGAATACGTGTTGGTGGTGGGAGCCGGACCTATCGGGCTTGGGGTGATGCTGTTTGCGCAGATAGCCGGGGCGCAGGTGATTGCACTCGATGTCAACGCGGGTCGGCTTGCGTTTTGCGGGAAACACCTCGGTATTCCGCATCGGGTGGATGCGACCTCGGCCGATGCCCTTGAACAGATTCGGGCCATTACCGGGGGGGATATGCCAACGGTGGTGATCGACGCAACCGGTAACCGCCGGGCCATCGAGAGCGGGTTCGGGTATCTGGCTCACGGGGGGCGGTATGTGCTGGTGGGCCTGCAACGGGAAGCGGTTAGTTTTAGCCATCCCGAATTTCACAAACGCGAAGCCACGCTCATGAGCAGCCGCAACGCTACCCGTGCCGATTTCGATGCCGTAATGACTGCCATGCGCAATGGTCAGATAAATCCCATGACGTTTATTACCCACCGGGTGAGATTTGGGGAGGTGCAATCCGAATTTAGCGGTTGGCTCGATCCGGCCAATGGTGTTATCAAAGCGATGGTCAGCCTGGCGTAA
- a CDS encoding LLM class flavin-dependent oxidoreductase — MELGISSFGEMKPDGVAGQAVNAHRRMQELLEEIKLADEVGLDVFGLGEHHRPDFLVTAPEVVLAAAATLTRRIRLSSAVTVLSSADPVRVFQNFATLDLVSNGRAEIMAGRGSFIESFPLFGYDLNQYDELFTEKLDLLLNINKSEIVTWEGNLRASIEGRGVYPRPIQPAIPIWLAVGGTPASAVRAGTLNIPMTVAILGGTPDRFVPFVNLYRQAARNAGHDTTQQKLGINSQFYLADDSQRAADEFFPPYEILMNRVGRERGWSPITRAHFEQMRQLGPLMVGSPEQVIDKILYFHELFGNTRYIAQTISGYGIPHARTLRSIELFGTKVAPAVRKALGVSAVATV; from the coding sequence ATGGAATTAGGCATTAGCAGTTTTGGAGAAATGAAGCCGGATGGCGTAGCGGGGCAAGCTGTCAATGCGCATCGGCGGATGCAGGAACTTCTCGAAGAAATAAAATTGGCCGACGAGGTTGGTCTGGATGTATTTGGGCTGGGTGAACACCACCGCCCTGATTTTTTGGTGACAGCTCCTGAAGTAGTGCTTGCGGCTGCGGCCACCCTAACCCGCCGGATTCGATTGTCGAGTGCCGTAACCGTGCTCAGTTCGGCCGACCCGGTGCGCGTTTTTCAGAATTTTGCCACGCTCGACCTGGTCTCGAATGGCCGGGCCGAAATTATGGCGGGCCGGGGTTCATTTATCGAGTCGTTTCCGTTGTTTGGGTACGACCTGAACCAATACGACGAGCTGTTCACCGAGAAGCTCGATTTGCTCCTGAACATCAATAAAAGCGAAATTGTGACGTGGGAGGGAAACCTGCGGGCGTCTATTGAGGGGCGGGGTGTGTACCCGAGGCCTATTCAACCGGCAATCCCAATCTGGCTGGCTGTGGGGGGGACCCCCGCTTCGGCCGTTCGGGCGGGAACGCTCAACATCCCCATGACGGTCGCGATTCTGGGCGGTACTCCCGATCGGTTTGTGCCGTTTGTAAACCTGTACCGGCAGGCGGCCCGCAATGCCGGGCACGATACTACCCAGCAAAAATTGGGTATAAACTCGCAGTTTTACCTCGCCGACGATTCGCAGCGGGCCGCCGATGAGTTTTTTCCACCCTACGAAATCCTGATGAATCGCGTCGGGCGGGAGCGGGGCTGGTCGCCCATAACACGGGCGCATTTTGAGCAGATGCGTCAGTTGGGCCCGCTCATGGTGGGTAGCCCAGAGCAGGTAATCGATAAAATTCTGTATTTCCACGAGCTATTTGGCAACACGCGTTACATTGCCCAAACCATCAGCGGCTACGGCATTCCACATGCCCGTACGCTGCGCTCCATCGAGCTGTTTGGCACCAAAGTGGCCCCGGCGGTTCGGAAAGCCCTCGGTGTGTCGGCCGTCGCAACGGTCTGA
- a CDS encoding bile acid:sodium symporter family protein has translation MHGETSTSSSYRNLLYTLLIGVAVVLALLFPGLFTEVGGFPLKKLIVPLLQIIMLGMGTTMSLADFEGVVKQPKAVLIGVLCQFTIMPTLGFVLANSFSFPPEIAAGVVLIGCSPSGLASNVISFVAKANVPLSITVTTVATLLAPFLTPALMTLLAGQFIEIGFWKMMVEIVQMVILPIAVGLVLNRVFRKSTVFINGVMPLISMGGIVLIVAIITAAGRESLLNVGWALALCVLIHNLLGFALGYWSARLFGLNEQSSRTIAIEVGLQNAGLASGLAVQMGKVATVGLAPALFGPIMNTTGSLLGTYWSQRPVNNQQRPVNN, from the coding sequence ATGCATGGCGAAACGAGTACGTCGTCTTCTTATCGTAATCTTCTTTACACACTTCTGATTGGAGTGGCCGTTGTGCTGGCCCTGCTGTTTCCGGGACTTTTTACCGAAGTCGGTGGGTTCCCACTCAAAAAGCTGATTGTTCCGCTGTTGCAGATTATCATGCTAGGTATGGGTACCACCATGTCGCTCGCTGATTTTGAGGGGGTTGTAAAGCAGCCGAAGGCTGTGCTGATTGGGGTGTTGTGTCAGTTCACCATTATGCCAACGCTGGGGTTCGTGCTGGCCAACAGCTTTAGTTTTCCGCCCGAAATTGCGGCTGGTGTTGTGTTGATTGGCTGTTCGCCGAGTGGGTTGGCCTCTAACGTTATCAGCTTTGTGGCCAAAGCCAACGTACCCCTGTCGATCACCGTGACCACAGTGGCTACGTTGCTGGCCCCGTTTCTGACTCCTGCTCTGATGACCCTGTTGGCGGGTCAGTTTATCGAGATTGGGTTCTGGAAAATGATGGTGGAAATTGTGCAGATGGTTATTCTGCCGATTGCCGTTGGTTTGGTGCTGAACCGGGTATTCCGGAAATCGACCGTGTTTATCAACGGAGTTATGCCGCTTATCTCGATGGGTGGAATTGTACTTATTGTAGCCATTATCACGGCCGCCGGCCGGGAGAGCCTGCTCAATGTAGGCTGGGCTTTGGCTTTGTGCGTACTGATTCACAATCTGCTGGGCTTTGCACTCGGCTACTGGTCTGCCCGACTTTTTGGCCTCAACGAGCAAAGTAGCCGGACCATAGCGATTGAAGTAGGGCTGCAAAATGCCGGACTGGCATCGGGCCTGGCTGTGCAAATGGGTAAAGTAGCTACCGTAGGACTGGCTCCGGCTTTGTTTGGCCCGATCATGAACACAACAGGCTCGTTGCTGGGTACCTATTGGAGTCAACGACCAGTTAACAACCAACAACGACCAGTTAACAACTAA
- a CDS encoding SGNH/GDSL hydrolase family protein, whose product MKWVLCAVWLLTGLLLTEITTARPFPRRAHRILFLGNSITYAGTYVADIEAYLLAKYPKLTYEFINVGLPSETVSGLSEPNHANGRFPRPDLHERLDRVLTQTRPDVVFACYGMNDGIYLPLDESRFRAYREGMKWLHTELKKAGARQIVFLTPPVHDDPQLGLNGYNRTLDRYSEWLLAQKDTLAWEVADVHFPMVRFLENKRQSDPSFKLAADGVHPGELGHWLMARAVLGYLGEKVADEPTAQAALEKVASAKNVRADEIRRLVGQRQGVMKDAWLRATGHKRPEMAVGKPMPEARTLYNELERQIRAVRVAKKGRP is encoded by the coding sequence ATGAAATGGGTTCTTTGCGCGGTTTGGCTGCTTACTGGCCTGCTATTGACCGAAATTACTACCGCCCGGCCCTTTCCGCGCCGGGCCCATCGGATCTTGTTTCTGGGGAATAGCATCACCTATGCCGGCACGTACGTGGCCGATATAGAAGCGTATCTGCTGGCTAAATACCCTAAGCTAACCTATGAGTTTATCAATGTGGGATTGCCGAGCGAAACGGTATCGGGCCTGAGTGAGCCCAATCACGCCAACGGCCGTTTCCCGCGCCCCGACCTGCACGAGCGGCTCGACCGGGTACTGACTCAGACCCGCCCCGACGTGGTTTTTGCCTGCTACGGTATGAACGACGGGATCTACCTTCCGCTCGATGAGTCGCGGTTTCGGGCGTACCGCGAAGGGATGAAGTGGCTGCACACCGAACTAAAGAAGGCGGGTGCCCGGCAGATTGTATTTCTGACGCCCCCCGTGCACGACGACCCGCAACTGGGCCTCAACGGCTACAACCGCACCCTCGACCGGTATTCGGAATGGTTGCTGGCACAGAAAGACACGCTGGCCTGGGAGGTGGCCGATGTACATTTTCCGATGGTCCGGTTTCTGGAAAACAAGCGACAGTCGGACCCCAGCTTCAAACTGGCGGCCGATGGCGTTCATCCCGGCGAGCTGGGGCACTGGCTCATGGCGCGGGCTGTACTGGGGTATCTGGGTGAGAAAGTAGCTGACGAGCCAACGGCGCAGGCGGCATTGGAGAAGGTCGCTTCGGCCAAAAACGTGCGGGCCGACGAAATCAGGCGGTTGGTTGGCCAACGGCAGGGTGTCATGAAAGATGCCTGGTTACGGGCTACGGGTCACAAACGGCCTGAGATGGCCGTGGGCAAACCCATGCCCGAAGCCCGAACCCTATACAACGAACTCGAACGGCAGATTCGGGCTGTTAGGGTGGCGAAGAAAGGCCGCCCCTGA
- a CDS encoding glycoside hydrolase family 97 protein, whose amino-acid sequence MRSTFFWATVCSWFVAVVTLAAPAQPVYRIASPDKQTQFDVQVDARQRLVYRVIQAGKTVVGPSVLGFRLNELTIGQQTVLGGMRQRTHREQIKWPLGENDIIRNHYTEMSVQARSAGVAYTLVVRVFDGSVAFRYVLPNTSAPGVIRQELTSFDLGEDYTIYQYNEESVFTPTSLSALHKTCDFPATLTNGRLYLSIGEADNQSYTKAVLARADSPHALTLAFGRDSVRTSGPFVSPWRTISVATSAIGLHQFSDLALRLCPPPRAGVPGWIKPGKLIRAALTTQGGLDCIDFAAAHGFNYIMFDAGWYGAEFRSSSDPTQVIPAIDMPRVIQYGKDKGRTGQPIGVILYVNRVGLRAKLDTILPLYRRWGVAGLKFGFVDGLSHEGLNWLIPAIKKVYDHGFVLNIHDNYKPTGLSRTYPNLLTQEGIRGNENNPDAFHNTVLPFTRFVGGAADYTFCYPNANEQFSDNLLKTKLQVTKGQQLALTVVYFSPLQAMLWYGNPVHYTNEVELEVFARVPTVWNESHYLTGEIGRHVSVARRKGNTWYVGTVAGLTDWQGTIPLSFLPKGKRYVATVYEDDGGGSIQKRSVTLTGGQAWPVRIKARGGQVIMLQTL is encoded by the coding sequence ATGCGTTCAACCTTTTTCTGGGCCACGGTCTGTAGTTGGTTCGTAGCCGTGGTAACGCTGGCAGCCCCGGCACAACCCGTTTACCGGATTGCCTCGCCCGACAAACAGACACAGTTTGACGTACAGGTCGATGCCCGGCAGCGGCTGGTGTATCGGGTAATTCAGGCGGGGAAGACGGTAGTGGGCCCCTCCGTGCTGGGTTTCCGGCTGAATGAGCTAACCATCGGCCAACAGACTGTGCTGGGGGGGATGCGCCAACGCACCCACCGCGAGCAGATCAAGTGGCCGTTGGGTGAGAACGACATTATCCGTAATCATTACACCGAAATGAGTGTGCAGGCTCGGTCGGCAGGGGTGGCCTACACACTGGTGGTTCGAGTATTCGATGGCAGTGTGGCGTTTCGGTACGTGTTGCCCAACACATCGGCGCCGGGTGTAATCCGGCAGGAGTTAACTTCGTTTGACCTGGGTGAGGACTACACAATCTACCAATACAATGAGGAGTCGGTGTTTACGCCAACGTCTTTGAGCGCGCTTCACAAAACCTGCGACTTCCCCGCTACCCTGACCAACGGCAGGCTGTACCTGTCTATTGGCGAGGCCGACAACCAATCGTACACAAAAGCGGTGCTCGCACGAGCCGACTCACCCCATGCCCTCACGCTGGCGTTTGGTCGCGATTCTGTCAGAACCAGTGGCCCATTTGTGTCGCCCTGGCGCACCATTAGCGTGGCTACCTCGGCCATTGGGCTGCATCAGTTCAGCGATCTGGCTCTGCGTCTCTGTCCACCTCCGCGTGCGGGCGTTCCCGGCTGGATTAAACCCGGTAAGCTCATCCGGGCGGCCCTCACAACGCAAGGTGGCCTCGACTGTATTGACTTTGCTGCGGCTCACGGGTTCAACTACATTATGTTCGACGCAGGATGGTACGGGGCCGAATTCCGGTCTAGCTCTGATCCTACCCAGGTTATCCCGGCTATCGACATGCCCCGGGTTATCCAATACGGTAAAGACAAAGGCCGTACCGGCCAGCCCATTGGGGTGATTCTGTACGTGAACCGGGTGGGATTGCGGGCCAAGCTCGACACCATTTTGCCGCTCTACAGGCGTTGGGGGGTAGCGGGGCTCAAGTTTGGGTTTGTAGATGGCCTGAGCCATGAGGGGCTCAACTGGCTTATTCCAGCCATTAAAAAAGTGTACGACCACGGGTTTGTGCTCAACATTCACGACAACTACAAACCCACGGGGCTGAGTCGAACGTACCCCAATTTGCTTACGCAGGAGGGCATTCGGGGCAACGAGAACAACCCGGATGCCTTTCATAACACCGTACTCCCCTTTACCCGGTTTGTGGGCGGAGCGGCTGATTACACGTTTTGCTACCCGAACGCAAATGAGCAATTCTCCGACAACCTTCTGAAAACCAAACTTCAGGTCACGAAAGGGCAGCAACTCGCCCTGACGGTAGTGTATTTCAGTCCGTTGCAGGCCATGCTTTGGTACGGCAACCCCGTCCATTACACCAACGAAGTTGAACTGGAGGTGTTTGCGCGGGTGCCCACCGTCTGGAATGAGTCACACTACCTCACCGGCGAAATAGGCCGTCATGTGAGTGTGGCCCGCCGGAAGGGCAATACCTGGTATGTGGGCACGGTGGCCGGTCTGACCGATTGGCAAGGGACTATTCCTCTCTCATTTTTGCCAAAGGGGAAAAGGTATGTGGCTACCGTCTACGAAGACGACGGTGGGGGGAGTATCCAGAAGCGGAGCGTTACCCTGACCGGTGGCCAAGCGTGGCCGGTCCGGATTAAAGCGCGGGGAGGGCAGGTAATAATGCTTCAGACCCTGTAA